Below is a genomic region from Gillisia sp. Hel_I_86.
TTGCGTTGCAAATATAGTACATTTGTTAAGAGAATTAACAGTTCCTGCAAAGGATACACTACTAATAACCCGGATTTCTATCGTATGCTTCAAATAACAACTGCTCTTGATTTTAAAAATTTTTATGAAGTACTTTTTGAAGATTCCAAAATAACTTTGGATCCTTCGGTAATCGAAAGAATGTCCTTAAGCTTTAAATTTTTAGAGGAATTTTCTAAAAACAAAGTGATTTATGGAGTAAATACGGGATTTGGGCCGATGGCTCAATACAAGATCAAGGACAAGGACAGACAAAAACTTCAATATAACCTTATAAGAAGTCATGCCTCAGGAATGGGAAAACCTATGCAGCCTTTGTATGTGAAATCTTTAATGCTTGCTAGGTTAAACACCTTGGCACTAGGCAAGTCTGGAGTGCATTCTTCTGTAGTAGAAACTATGCAAAAGCTTATAAATAAAGATATTACTCCTTTGATCTTTGAGCACGGTGGGGTAGGAGCTTCAGGAGATCTAGTGCAATTGGCACATTTGGCCTTGGTGCTTATTGGGGAAGGTGAAGTTTATTATAAGGGAGAAAAAAGAAAGACAGCAGAAGTTTTTTCAGAAGAAAATATACTACCAATTAAAATAGAGCAAAGGGAAGGCTTAGCCTTGATGAATGGAACTTCGGCTATGACGGGGATTGGTATCGTAAATGTTATTTATGCCAAAAGGTTACTTAATTGGTCTATTTTCTGTTCTTCCGCAATCAATGAAATTGTTGAGGCTTATGATGATCATTTATCTTCAGAATTAAATGGAACAAAGCTTCATATTGGGCAGCAGGCAGTAGCTTCAAAAATGAGGGAACATTTAAAAGATTCTTCTCTTACCCGTGATAGAAATGAGCATTTATACAGCGGAAAAAATCCTGAGAATGAATATTTTGAAGAAAAAGTTCAGGAATATTATAGTTTACGTTGTGTGCCACAAATTTTGGGTCCCGTTTACGATACGATTGAACATACACAAAAAATCTTGATCGAAGAGGTGAATTCGGCAAACGACAATCCTATAATAGATGTTGAAAGAAAACAGGTATATCACGGTGGAAATTTTCATGGAGATTATGTGTCCTTGGAAATGGATAAGCTTAAATTGGTAGTTACTAAATTAACCATGCTTGCAGAGCGCCAATTAAATTATCTTTTGAATGACCGACTGAATAATATTTTGCCACCCTTTGTGAATTTAGGCGTTCTAGGCCTTAACTTCGGAATGCAGGGCGCACAATTTAGTGCTGTTTCTACAACAGCTGAGAACCAGATGCTTTCCAACTCCATGTATGTGCACAGTATCCCCAACAATAACGATAATCAGGATATTGTAAGTATGGGAACCAACGCAGCCACAGTAACTAAAACAGTTATAGATAATGCTTTTGAGGTGTTAAGCGTCGAATTATTAACTATAGTACAAGCTTTGAGGCACCTTGAAATAAAAGAAAGCTTATCTACAGCAACTCGTGAAAAATTTGAAATTTTGAATAAATTAGTTCCAAAAATAAAAGAGGATTTGCCACTTTATAAAATTCAGGAAATGATCAAGGAGTTTATTAAAACCCAAG
It encodes:
- the hutH gene encoding histidine ammonia-lyase — its product is MLQITTALDFKNFYEVLFEDSKITLDPSVIERMSLSFKFLEEFSKNKVIYGVNTGFGPMAQYKIKDKDRQKLQYNLIRSHASGMGKPMQPLYVKSLMLARLNTLALGKSGVHSSVVETMQKLINKDITPLIFEHGGVGASGDLVQLAHLALVLIGEGEVYYKGEKRKTAEVFSEENILPIKIEQREGLALMNGTSAMTGIGIVNVIYAKRLLNWSIFCSSAINEIVEAYDDHLSSELNGTKLHIGQQAVASKMREHLKDSSLTRDRNEHLYSGKNPENEYFEEKVQEYYSLRCVPQILGPVYDTIEHTQKILIEEVNSANDNPIIDVERKQVYHGGNFHGDYVSLEMDKLKLVVTKLTMLAERQLNYLLNDRLNNILPPFVNLGVLGLNFGMQGAQFSAVSTTAENQMLSNSMYVHSIPNNNDNQDIVSMGTNAATVTKTVIDNAFEVLSVELLTIVQALRHLEIKESLSTATREKFEILNKLVPKIKEDLPLYKIQEMIKEFIKTQDAY